Genomic window (Streptomyces sp. NBC_01431):
GGGATGAACGCCGACACGTCGTTCGCCTTGGTCTCGACGATCGGCAGACCGGTCATCGAGCCGGCGCCCATCTCGTCCGACAGCTTCGCGCAGCGCTCGAGCAGACGCGAGTGCAGGTAGAAGACGTCGCCCGGGTAGGCCTCGCGGCCCGGCGGACGGCGCAGCAGCAGCGACACGGCGCGGTAGGCGTCGGCCTGCTTCGACAGGTCGTCGAAGATGATGAGGACGTGCTTGCCGTCGTACATCCAGTGCTGGCCGATGGCCGAACCGGTGTACGGGGCAAGGTACTTGAAGCCGGCCGGGTCGGACGCGGGAGCGGCGACGATCGTCGTGTACTCCAGCGCGCCGGCCTCTTCCAGGGCGCCACGCACGGAGGCGATGGTCGAGCCCTTCTGGCCGATGGCGACGTAGATGCAGCGGACCTGCTTCTTCGGGTCGCCCGAGCGCCAGTTGTCGCGCTGGTTGATGATCGTGTCGACGGCCAGAGCGGTCTTGCCGGTCTGGCGGTCGCCGATGATCAGCTGACGCTGGCCACGGCCGATCGGCACCATCGCGTCGACGGCCTTGTAACCGGTGGCCATCGGCTCGTGCACCGACTTACGGACCATTACGCCGGGAGCCTGCAGCTCCAGGGCGCGGCGGCCGTCGGTCTCGATCTCGCCGAGGCCGTCGATCGGGTTGCCGAGCGGGTCGACGACGCGGCCGAGGTAACCCTCGCCGACGCCGACCGAGAGCACCTCACCGGTGCGCTGCACCGGCTGGCCCTCTTCGATGCCGCTGAACTCGCCGAGGACGATCGCACCGATCTCGCGCTCCTCGAGGTTGAGGGCAAGACCGAGCGTTCCGTCTTCGAAACGCAGCAGCTCGTTCGCCATGGCCGAGGGAAGACCCTCGACCTTCGCGATGCCGTCACCGGCAACGCTGACCGTACCGACCTCCTCGCGCGAGGCCGCGTCCGGCTGGTACGACTGGACAAAGGTCTCCAGCGCGTCCCGGATCTCCTCCGGCCGGATCGTGAGCTCCGCCATCTGGGTTCCCTGCTCTCCTTGTTGGGCCCGAAGTTTCTAAGGGGGTCTGGGGGCCGACCCCCAGGAATCTTCTGCAATTTCTGCACGGCCCAACCGGGCCGCTGGTGTTGCTAATTCAGTTGCTGTGCCGACCG
Coding sequences:
- the atpA gene encoding F0F1 ATP synthase subunit alpha; amino-acid sequence: MAELTIRPEEIRDALETFVQSYQPDAASREEVGTVSVAGDGIAKVEGLPSAMANELLRFEDGTLGLALNLEEREIGAIVLGEFSGIEEGQPVQRTGEVLSVGVGEGYLGRVVDPLGNPIDGLGEIETDGRRALELQAPGVMVRKSVHEPMATGYKAVDAMVPIGRGQRQLIIGDRQTGKTALAVDTIINQRDNWRSGDPKKQVRCIYVAIGQKGSTIASVRGALEEAGALEYTTIVAAPASDPAGFKYLAPYTGSAIGQHWMYDGKHVLIIFDDLSKQADAYRAVSLLLRRPPGREAYPGDVFYLHSRLLERCAKLSDEMGAGSMTGLPIVETKANDVSAFIPTNVISITDGQCFLESDLFNAGQRPALNVGISVSRVGGSAQHKAMRQVSGRLRVDLAQYRELEAFAAFGSDLDAASKASLERGKRMVELLKQPQYSPFPVEEQVVSIWAGTTGKMDDVPVEDIRRFEAELLEYLRRERKELLTSIAEGAKMSDDTLQSVADAIAGFKRQFETSDGKLLGDDAPVSTSK